The following are encoded together in the Panicum virgatum strain AP13 chromosome 6K, P.virgatum_v5, whole genome shotgun sequence genome:
- the LOC120711262 gene encoding zinc finger MYM-type protein 1-like, which produces MKKKATSSIFTLWEKAKAKKADLASTPNPPPVEIENNLQIALVQAQDDDEALAQSAIEANDEAPQSDRGSPTPIVQDDAATDEEGEDGADLEALEHDPGKRIAISRYAVNDQDRVRRRYIELGPCQSKNHDFPYRDISGHPRRFCPVWFKQNKWLEYSVERDAAFCFVCYLFKDKRKCPGGDTFVKGGWRNWHLKSRLKKHMGTVSSAHAEAQEKYDRFTTPRTSIRESIASNTTQYKALYKLRLTWTLKCLRFLLRQGLAFRGHDESEDSLNKGNFLELLNWLAGNFEEVDRVVLKNAPQNCKMTCHQVQHDLIKCCAQETTKLVIEELGGQNFAILADESADVYHNEQLAVCLRYVDKKGRAVERFLGVAHVEDTSAMTLKAAVEHMLMKYNLTFAMVRGQGYDGASNMKGNANGLKKLIMDESPYAYYVHCFAHQLQLTLVAVAKESGDCTWFFGQLVILLNVLGNSCKKMRMLRMAQVEELIDALELEEEETGKGLNQEMGLGRPCDTRWGSHYKTVMHVISMYPAIRRVLVKIGKEYTTAEAQSAMTMLTSFRSFEFVFMAHLMQEIFGYTEDLSRALQKKDQDIVNAMELVDLTKFHLQCLREEEGWNNFLQRVTSFCVKYKIKVVDMEGSYYPVGRPKRGFYNGAMNYHRFHVDMFVSVIDRQLRELNDRFDEPLLVLKEYFPH; this is translated from the exons ATGAAGAAGAAGGCTACTAGCAGTATATTTACATTATGGGAGAAAGCAAAGGCAAAAAAAGCAGATTTGGCATCTACACCAAATCCTCCTCCTGTTGAGATCGAGAACAATTTGCAGATAGCACTTGTGCAAGCACAGGATGATGATGAAGCACTGGCACAGTCCGCTATTGAAGCAAATGATGAAGCTCCCCAATCGGACAGAGGCTCCCCAACTCCAATTGTACAAGATGATGCAGCAACTGATGAAGAGGGTGAAGATGGAGCAGATTTGGAAGCACTTGAGCATGATCCTGGGAAGCGAATAGCCATCTCAAGGTATGCTGTAAATGACCAAGATAGAGTTAGAAGGAGATATATTGAGTTGGGTCCATGTCAGTCAAAGAATCATGATTTTCCATATAGAGACATAAGTGGTCATCCACGCCGCTTTTGCCCAGTTTGGTTTAAGCAAAATAAGTGGCTTGAGTACAGTGTAGAAAGAGATGCCGCTTTCTGTTTCGTTTGCTATTTGTTCAAAGATAAAAGAAAATGCCCAGGTGGTGATACATTTGTGAAGGGTGGGTGGCGAAATTGGCACCTAAAATCAAGATTGAAAAAACACATGGGTACTGTCAGTAGTGCTCATGCTGAAGCTCAAGAGAAATATGATAGGTTCACTACACCAAGAACATCAATTCGAGAGTCTATTGCTTCAAACACCACGCAGTACAAAGCTTTATATAAGCTTCGTTTGACATGGACACTCAAGTGCTTAAGGTTTCTATTGCGCCAAGGCTTGGCATTTAGAGGGCATGATGAAAGTGAAGACTCGCTAAACAAAGGAAATTTCCTTGAGCTTTTAAATTGGCTTGCAGGAAATTTTGAAGAGGTTGACAGGGTGGTTCTAAAGAATGCTCCACAGAACTGTAAGATGACATGCCATCAAGTACAACATGATCTCATCAAATGTTGTGCACAAGAGACTACTAAGCTAGTAATTGAGGAACTTGGTGGTCAAAACTTTGCAATACTTGCTGATGAGTCTGCTGATGTGTACCATAATGAACAGCTAGCTGTTTGCTTGCGTTACGTTGATAAGAAAGGAAGGGCAGTTGAAAGATTTCTTGGTGTTGCCCATGTTGAAGATACTAGTGCTATGACACTTAAGGCTGCAGTGGAGCATATGCTTATGAAGTATAATTTGACCTTTGCAATGGTTCGTGGGCAAGGATACGATGGAGCTAGCAATATGAAAGGTAATGCTAATGGGCTGAAAAAACTTATTATGGATGAGTCTCCATATGCCTATTATGTCCATTGCTTTGCTCATCAGCTGCAATTAACTCTTGTTGCTGTTGCTAAGGAGAGTGGGGATTGCACATGGTTTTTTGGACAGCTTGTTATCTTGTTAAATGTTCTTGGCAATTCTTGCAAAAAGATGAGAATGCTTCGAATGGCTCAGGTTGAGGAACTAATTGATGCATTAGagttggaggaagaagaaaccgGAAAGGGTTTGAATCAAGAAATGGGTTTGGGAAGGCCGTGTGATACTCGTTGGGGCTCTCACTACAAAACTGTGATGCATGTTATCTCTATGTATCCTGCAATCAGGCGTGTTTTGGTGAAGATTGGAAAAGAGTATACTACAGCGGAGGCTCAATCAGCTATGACTATGTTGACATCATTTCGGTCATTCGAGTTTGTATTCATGGCACACTTGATGCAAGAAATATTTGGTTATACCGAGGACTTGAGTAGGGCCTTGCAAAAGAAAGACCAGGATATTGTGAATGCCATGGAGCTTGTTGATCTTACAAAGTTTCATTTGCAGTGCTTGCGGGAAGAGGAAGGATGGAATAATTTTCTTCAGAGGGTTACTTCTTTTTGTGTGAAGTACAAGATTAAAGTTGTTGACATGGAGGGTTCTTATTATCCTGTTGGGAGGCCTAAAAGAGGGTTCTATAATGGCGCAATGAACTATCATCGCTTCCATGTTGACATGTTTGTGAGCGTCATTGATAGGCAACTTCGAGAACTGAATGACAGATTCGATGAG CCACTGCTAGTGTTGAAAGAGTATTTTCCACACTGA
- the LOC120639315 gene encoding uncharacterized protein LOC120639315 yields the protein MDILGRIARAISDALRDPEKLPRALILCGIVEAVAALSLVFFRVPGGGLFLRHHGEKALVYVYYGVLGAVVAFGLGEASTGFWVSGDPVGRRAVGMTVLWVSILPLVIVAGLGGVLSSATPK from the coding sequence ATGGACATCCTCGGCAGGATCGCGCGCGCCATCTCCGACGCCCTGCGCGACCCCGAGAAGCTGCCGAGGGCGCTGATCCTTTGCGGCATCGTCGAAGCCGTGGCGGCGCTGTCCCTCGTCTTCTTCAGGGTGCCCGGCGGCGGGCTATTCCTCCGGCACCACGGCGAGAAGGCGCTCGTGTATGTGTACTACGGGGTCCTCGGCGCCGTGGTGGCGTTCGGGCTCGGCGAGGCGTCGACGGGGTTCTGGGTGTCGGGGGACCCCGTCGGGCGGCGCGCCGTCGGGATGACCGTGCTCTGGGTGTCCATCCTGCCTCTGGTCATCGTTGCCGGCCTTGGAGGCGTCCTCTCTTCTGCCACCCCGAAGTAG
- the LOC120711263 gene encoding zinc finger BED domain-containing protein RICESLEEPER 1-like translates to MARSSSAKKKQQKQLSAWRFLFGGCLMGGGGGAAGSGGSKVRPGPRPTAAAKQSSSPAGGLLQQRLSVTDVMSTCSDQDLSPTAEKIESALNELFGCYVESVNASSSRNRGSNQYLVHINVDEEDEENPWDMLASQFERHMEEVETEPNDSELSRYLADKREKRTKEFDILDYWKVSSNKYPILSLLAKDVLAVPASTVPSESAFSTGGRIIDPLRCSLSTSTVEALICTQSWLQTSQNKVSAREAAEDIQTYEEIREEFLSKDCVDNQQQIDTDFIELDT, encoded by the exons ATGGCGAGGTCGTCGTCGGCgaagaagaagcagcagaaGCAGCTGTCGGCGTGGCGGTTCCTGTTCGGCGGGTGCctgatgggcggcggcggcggcgcggccgggagcggggGCAGCAAGGTCCGGCCCGGGccgcggccgacggcggcggcgaagcagtCGTCGTCCCCGGCCGGGGGCCTGCTGCAGCAGCGGCTGTCGGTGACGGACGTGATGAGCACGTGCTCGGACCAGGACCTGTCGCCGACAGCTGAGAAAATTGAATCAGCTCTTAATGAATTGTTTGGTTGCTATGTTGAATCTGTTAATGCCTCTTCTTCTAGAAatagaggttcaaatcaatatCTAGTTCACATCAATGTAGATGAGGAGGATGAAGAGAATCCTTGGGATATGCTAGCATCTCAATTTGAGCGACACATGGAGGAGGTTGAGACGGAACCAAATGATTCAGAGTTGTCAAGATATCTAGCTGATAAGCGAGAGAAGAGAACTAAAGAGTTTGACATTTTAGATTATTGGAAAGTGAGCTCGAATAAGTATCCTATACTCTCCCTGTTGGCAAAGGATGTGCTTGCTGTTCCGGCTTCTACGGTTCCTTCGGAGTCAGCTTTTAGCACGGGTGGACGTATTATAGATCCTCTTCGCTGCAGTTTATCAACTAGCACGGTGGAAGCTTTGATTTGCACACAAAGTTGGTTACAGACATCTCAAAATAAAGTGAGTGCAAGAGAGGCTGCTGAAGACATTCAAACTTATGAGGAGATTAGAGAAG AATTTCTTTCAAAGGACTGTGTAGATAACCAACAACAGATCG ATACAGATTTCATTGAGCTGGACACATAG